Proteins from one Thermococcus sp. M36 genomic window:
- a CDS encoding L-threonylcarbamoyladenylate synthase, whose translation MTVVINMRDGADERGIKIAARFILGGKLVAFPTETVYGLGADALNANAVRRIFEAKGRPADNPLIVHIADFRDLKKLARDIPKEAKLLAERFWPGPLTMVLPKREEVPMVTTGGLDTVAVRMPAHPIALALIRASTPIAAPSANISGRPSPTLAEHVVDDFYGKIEVIIDGGETRIGVESTVLDLSSERPTLLRPGGLPLEEIEGVIGGVEIHPAVRGKLVDVARSPGMKYRHYSPNAQVVVVEGRRENVRKKIAELIEEYRSKGLRVGVMATERYEADEFFHLGETDEDVAKNLFRALRELDKRGVDVIIAEGVEEKGLGFAVMNRLRKAAGYRIVWA comes from the coding sequence ATGACGGTAGTAATCAACATGCGAGACGGAGCTGACGAGAGGGGCATAAAGATAGCCGCTAGGTTCATACTTGGGGGAAAGCTCGTGGCCTTTCCCACAGAGACGGTTTACGGCCTGGGGGCGGACGCGCTCAATGCTAACGCCGTGAGGAGGATATTTGAGGCCAAGGGGCGACCTGCTGACAATCCCCTGATAGTCCACATAGCGGATTTCAGAGACCTGAAGAAGCTCGCCCGTGATATTCCCAAGGAAGCGAAGCTCCTGGCCGAGAGGTTCTGGCCGGGGCCGCTCACCATGGTGCTTCCCAAGCGTGAGGAGGTGCCGATGGTAACAACCGGTGGCCTCGACACCGTTGCGGTGAGAATGCCCGCCCACCCCATAGCCCTCGCCCTGATAAGGGCCAGCACGCCGATAGCCGCTCCCTCAGCGAACATAAGCGGAAGGCCCAGCCCTACCCTTGCGGAGCACGTAGTGGACGACTTCTACGGAAAGATCGAAGTGATAATAGACGGCGGCGAGACCAGGATAGGCGTGGAGTCAACGGTTCTCGACCTGAGCTCGGAGAGGCCCACTCTTCTGAGGCCGGGCGGCCTGCCCCTGGAGGAGATTGAGGGGGTTATCGGGGGGGTGGAGATTCACCCGGCCGTCAGGGGGAAGCTCGTTGACGTTGCCCGCTCCCCCGGGATGAAGTACAGGCACTACTCGCCGAACGCCCAGGTTGTGGTCGTTGAGGGGAGGCGCGAGAACGTGAGGAAAAAGATAGCCGAGCTCATTGAGGAGTACCGTTCCAAAGGCCTGCGCGTCGGCGTCATGGCGACAGAGAGGTATGAGGCCGACGAGTTCTTCCACCTGGGAGAAACTGATGAGGATGTAGCGAAGAACCTATTCAGGGCCCTCCGCGAGCTTGACAAGAGGGGTGTTGACGTCATAATCGCCGAGGGGGTTGAGGAAAAGGGCCTTGGCTTTGCGGTGATGAACAGACTTAGAAAGGCAGCGGGGTACAGAATAGTCTGGGCATAG
- a CDS encoding glycosyltransferase family 4 protein, with amino-acid sequence MKVLMVGHYPPHGGGVANHLDSLVRELRKRHEVHVLTYGPVKPRDFEEKFVHQVHVPQVYGLRGTSFAFLGSKKIVKLHRRLNFDLVHAHFVGTTSFAGVLAKEKTGLPLVVTAHGSDLEHTAELALGRFYVKKSLLEADAVIAVSHWLAKKALSLGAPSVRVIPNGVRELGGVRSKTRYITFIGALRDYKSPETFIGLARYFPDREFLVVGDGPLRKRLEESAPGNVRFLGYRKDVEKILSESALLVLPSKREGFGLVVLEAGSLGVPAVGRRVSAIPELIRDGKNGLTFRDFDELVRVVEELLEPKRNVKAGRTGKKVASMYSWEAVAREVEDVYLSVLG; translated from the coding sequence ATGAAGGTTCTGATGGTCGGACACTACCCTCCTCACGGTGGCGGCGTTGCAAACCACCTTGACAGCCTCGTGAGGGAGCTGAGGAAGCGCCACGAGGTCCATGTTCTGACCTATGGGCCGGTAAAGCCCAGGGATTTTGAGGAGAAGTTTGTGCACCAGGTTCACGTCCCACAGGTCTACGGCCTCAGGGGGACGAGCTTCGCTTTTCTCGGATCAAAGAAAATAGTGAAGCTCCACAGAAGGCTCAACTTTGACCTCGTCCACGCTCACTTCGTCGGCACAACGAGCTTCGCCGGTGTTCTGGCCAAAGAAAAAACCGGCCTGCCCCTTGTTGTGACCGCACACGGTAGCGACCTGGAGCACACGGCAGAGCTGGCCCTGGGGAGGTTCTACGTGAAGAAAAGCCTTCTTGAGGCGGATGCAGTCATAGCCGTGAGCCACTGGCTGGCGAAAAAGGCGCTCTCGCTGGGCGCCCCGTCGGTCAGGGTAATACCGAACGGGGTGCGGGAGCTTGGGGGTGTCAGGTCAAAGACACGGTACATCACCTTCATCGGCGCCCTCCGGGACTACAAGAGCCCCGAAACGTTCATAGGGCTGGCTAGGTACTTTCCAGACAGGGAGTTCCTCGTCGTCGGGGATGGACCGCTGAGAAAAAGGCTCGAAGAGAGCGCACCCGGCAACGTCCGCTTCCTCGGCTACAGAAAAGATGTGGAAAAAATCCTCTCCGAGAGCGCCCTCCTTGTCCTCCCCTCCAAAAGGGAGGGCTTCGGCCTGGTGGTGCTGGAGGCCGGCTCACTCGGGGTTCCTGCGGTGGGGAGGCGTGTGAGCGCGATTCCTGAGCTGATACGGGACGGAAAAAATGGGCTGACGTTCCGAGACTTTGACGAGCTCGTGAGGGTGGTTGAGGAGCTCCTTGAGCCAAAGAGGAACGTGAAGGCCGGCAGAACAGGGAAGAAAGTGGCGTCAATGTACTCGTGGGAGGCCGTTGCCAGGGAAGTCGAGGACGTCTATCTGTCCGTTCTGGGATAG
- a CDS encoding cell wall-binding repeat-containing protein: MSRQIIPVIMMFILIAGSSPASLASASEGGQGIAILVSDNGADMAVAQNVGELLGAEVFVSPWGMYSAEISAEILSSEPERVIIIGGPVAVPEEYTKDFSVFGISYERWYGETRYETNRAVMSALKEEFPSVFSGITTVVIANGRDILAIEDYMNRYAGKSVLILTDAGREALTMQVLREFGSLSEVKYIETGSFPVDKNGLGSWIRTHFGNVSFENVSPAPGPLEVYSLLTVVENRTRRAEGLLDGLQVPQAKKKLESARKAVELAWEKYRMGRYEEAYRLAVKAGTDSDFVIAAAYRELRTVYQGSLELRLRIELTNLEVMAGVLKRRGYDVSDIEALLDRARGALQEGDYSTVLNDLLPRIRGMLAEKTVRRAASRGSGRSPPARRPGRP, translated from the coding sequence ATGTCCAGGCAAATCATCCCCGTGATCATGATGTTCATACTCATCGCGGGATCCTCACCGGCGTCCTTGGCCTCTGCCTCCGAAGGGGGCCAGGGGATAGCCATCCTTGTGAGTGACAACGGGGCGGATATGGCGGTGGCCCAAAACGTCGGGGAGCTTCTCGGTGCGGAAGTTTTCGTCAGCCCGTGGGGAATGTATAGCGCCGAAATAAGCGCCGAGATCCTGAGCTCGGAGCCCGAGAGGGTGATAATAATAGGCGGCCCTGTGGCGGTCCCCGAGGAGTACACCAAGGATTTCAGCGTCTTCGGAATATCCTACGAGCGCTGGTACGGGGAGACGAGATACGAGACTAACCGCGCGGTTATGTCCGCATTGAAGGAGGAGTTCCCCTCCGTCTTCAGCGGAATAACCACCGTGGTAATAGCAAACGGCCGCGACATCCTGGCCATAGAGGACTACATGAACAGGTACGCTGGCAAATCCGTCCTTATTCTGACGGACGCCGGGAGGGAAGCGCTTACCATGCAGGTGCTCCGGGAGTTTGGCTCTCTCTCTGAGGTGAAGTACATTGAGACCGGCAGCTTCCCTGTGGACAAGAACGGACTCGGCTCGTGGATCAGGACACACTTCGGGAACGTATCTTTTGAGAACGTCTCCCCGGCACCGGGGCCCCTTGAAGTCTACTCACTGCTTACCGTGGTGGAGAACAGAACTAGGAGGGCGGAGGGGCTCCTTGACGGACTCCAGGTGCCACAGGCCAAAAAGAAGCTCGAAAGCGCGAGGAAGGCCGTGGAACTGGCGTGGGAGAAGTACCGCATGGGACGCTACGAGGAGGCATACAGGCTCGCCGTAAAGGCTGGGACTGACTCGGATTTTGTTATCGCAGCAGCGTATCGGGAGCTCAGAACTGTTTACCAGGGGTCGCTGGAGCTCCGCCTGCGCATCGAGCTGACAAACCTTGAAGTCATGGCAGGTGTCCTCAAGAGGAGGGGCTACGATGTAAGCGACATCGAGGCCCTCCTGGACAGGGCCAGGGGCGCCCTCCAAGAAGGTGATTATTCTACCGTCCTCAACGACCTGCTCCCCAGGATAAGGGGGATGCTGGCCGAAAAGACTGTCAGGAGGGCCGCCAGCAGGGGTTCCGGCCGCTCGCCACCGGCAAGAAGGCCCGGAAGACCATAA